The Candidatus Bathyarchaeota archaeon nucleotide sequence TTACGTTAAAATCTTCAACAGTCACTTGGAAAGCCTTACTAGATAATCCATCTAAAACAAAACCAACCTTGTCAGTGACAAAAACCCTCAATGGGTACCCTACTTTGCAGATAGAAACATACTGTTCCGCGGGTTTGCCGATTAATCCTGCACCTGTTTCTCTCTCCATTTCGGAGAGTACATAAATCGTTGCTAATTCTTCCCCAAAACTGAAGGTTGCCCCGTTTTCCTTTTGAATGGAACTGAACGGTAAAACAAACTGTTTGCCCGAAGTTGCTGTCATAACCCTCATTGTTGAATGGGGCTGTTTGCTTTTTATATTTACCGTTTAATTTGGAGTAACCTAAAGAAATCAAGCGTTTTTTTGCTATAACAAAGAACTCTCAAGTAGTCTTGTTAAGGATTGCAGGTGTAACAACGTTTTGTGTGCACACAAATGACGCCACCACATTTGGGGCATTTCCATTGTTCTTTTTCACGTTTTAGAAAAGCATCCATGCCATATGTTTTGATGTATTGTTGGTTTTCGATGATGCTGACACCATATTTTTGGCTGTAGTACTGGTCGATTTTTTTGAGGTTTTCGCAGGGGAAGTCGGCGCATTGGTAGCAGTTTTGGATTTTGTTTTTCTGCTCTGGATGTTTGCAGTTGTTTTCAAAGAAGTTACAGGTGGCTTGTTGGGTTTGGCATCCGCCGCATGGAGTTTGCTTCTTGCCGGTAAGTGTGTAACCGAAGAAGCCCACGCATGTTCGGCAGTTAATTCCGCAATGGGCGAATAGTTTAGCAGTGAAATCTTGACTCATGCTTTCGCTTCCCAAGAATTTTGGTTGAATTGCGTATGATTGAATAGCAAAGGGAGCCGCTAGAAAATATAAAATCTTGCTTAACCAAAGTTGATAACACAGCAATAAAGTCCCGACTACGTGAAAAAGTCGCTTATCCGCCGCTGGAAAAGTGCGCGTTTGAGCAGTTCACTTTGTATTATCCACCGTTTAAGAGGAATCTCAAACCTGCCCGCGATAAACTGCAATGATTGGGCTAAACTGTTGAAAAGATGCGGCTTCTGACGCATGGCATTACGAACATTCTCGCGAACCTGCCAAACCCCAATAGGCATAATATAGCCAGGTCTAGCCTCGCGCAACACAATCACCGTTGCCTGCCGACGCTCCTTGAGAAGCTGTTCGCAGGCCGCCAGCCGAGCGGAATAGTAGCAGCCGCCAATCGCAGCGTATGTTGTTCTGCCGTCGTTGCCTTCCCAGTCACTAAAAATCGCCGTATTTGTGCCATGTGGGTTCCAAACCGTGCCCGGGTACCATGCTTCCATGGATTCATAACTCCACTGCTGAGGAATCATCAAAATTTCAAACACATTATCCAAATAAAACGATTCATACACTCGCCATTCGTTGATTTCGGGAAAGGTTTTGACTTGTTTGGCAAGATTTTTAGAGACAATATCATCCACTGCCGTGATGCTCCAGCGCGTAGGCACCAACCGACGATTCTTCTCTACCCCAAAAGCGCCGACACTGAAGGCTTTCTGAATTTTTGATACAATCACGCCGCGGTCATAGAGTTCTAAAACAGCATTGGTTGCCCGCAAATCTGTGTCCCGGTACGCTTTTTCAACGTGCTGGTCAAAGCGGCTGTTGCCTACGTGTAAGTTGCGGATGGGTGCTGAGGGTCCAAATGGCTGCACGTTATCGTCCATGAAGATGGAGCCTTGGGGTTTTTTGGTGAGGTTAAGTTCGATGTCTACGCTATTGTCTGCCAGAGCGAGTTCGCGGGTGTTGTCGAGGATTTTGCCTGCCTCGTTGAATTTGGTTACATGAACACGCTGTTTACCCCTTATCAGTAAACTTCGGAAGCCAACGATTTCATCGATGCTTTTTCCAAACCATTGTTCGGGCAAATCAAACATGCTGGTGTTTTCATAAACTGGCGGCACAAGTGGTCCCGCATACACGTAAGGGTAGCCGATTCTGCCGATGAAAACGCTTGGGGGTGAGGCACCGTCAATGTCTTGGGTTGCCATGAGGGGGACGCTTTTGAGGAAGCTGTTGGTTTTGACCATTATTGGGCAACGGGTTTTTCCACAAAGCATCTTGGAACCTTTGCAAATTACACAGAGGCTATCTTGTCGTGCTCGGGCGGTGATTTGGTTACTTTGTGTAGGGCTTGCGCTGCTTTTTAGGAGGTCTTTGAGCCAGTTTTCGGAGGCTTTCGCATTTGGAATAGTGGTTGGGTTATGTATCGCCAATGTTTTGATGGCTGTATCTTGCTGATATGTTTTCTGTTAATTTTGGCGGCAAAATTTGGTGCTGTTGGCGCATGTTTTGGCTGGGTACTGTGTAATAATAAAGCGTTTTTTGGTATATCGGATTTGGTAGCATTCCAATCACCGAAATCTTGCTTATTAAGTTACAAGAAACCATCTTCATTAAAACGTCAAGAAGGAAGAATCTTTGAACAAAAAAATAATCACCGCAATCACACTTATACTGATGATATGCGCAACCGCAATAGCTTCAGTCAGTGCAACCACAACTGTAAATGTCTACATATACAATCCTTTTGATGCAGGGAGCGAAGCTCAAGGCATCAACTGCAACGGTCACTGGGTCGGAGACATACCCATCGACATAATCAGTGGTGGCTCAACATTTCACACAAACAGTTACTGTATGGATTTTGACCGCGACCTCAACGTAGGCACAACCTACCAAGCCACCATAACCTCTGCAGCCGACACTGCGGAGTGGCGGGCTGTTAGTTATGTTCTTTCATGGAATAGCCCAACCAACGATAACGAAGCCGCTGTTGTAGCAGTAGCAATATGGCGGCTCCTAAACCAGACCAGAGGAACAACCTATTTCCGTGAATCATGGCTTGACCAAAGCATCGACAGCGCAGGAAACGTGCTTTCAACTTTGGCTTATGGCAAAGATGTTGTGCGTCAAGGCGACCAACTCACTTGGACTTCACCAATAACCGGTAACATGTCCGCTGTAATGGCCGAGGCAGGTGAAACAGTCACGTTCCAAGCAAACCTTGCAAGCTCAACAGGAACACCACGCGCCAACGTCAAAGTCCTACTCAGCGCAACTCTAACTGTTGGAAGCACAATCACTGAACTAAACTCAACCTATGTTACGCCTTCTGAAATGTTCACAGACACTGCAGGAAACGTGCAGGTTGACGTACAGGTTCCGCCAGATACACCAAACGGCGCATCCATCACGGTTAAGGCTCAAACCCAAAGTATATGGTCTCAAAGATACATCGACACAACAAACCCTGCAGTTCAAGACCTAATCGGCATCGGAGATAACTTCCAACTAACCGTCTCAACAAACCTGTGCATCTTGGGAACTATCAACGTGCTACCTGAATCTCCCATAGGAACAATCATGGCAATCAGCGCGGCAGGTGTGGGCTTTGCAGTCTGGGTAAAGTTTAAACACCCCAAAAACTGGGCAAAAACTAACTCTTCACTTTCCTAAGCACTTTCCCAATTTACTTGCTAAATTTTGCATAACTTTTTAATTTTAGTTGATCAGTTTTAGTTCCTTTTTTAGAATGTTCTGAAACCGTGTACTTGACACGTAATGGTCAACATAGATTTTTCCATCATAAATGAGCGTAAACGTGGCGTAAATTGAAGGTGCATTTTGGGCTTCTTGCGGGGTTTTCAACTCGGTCACCTTAAGCTCTAAACCCTTTTCCTTAGCGATGCATGTTAATTCCTCAATGGAGCGGGCAACCCACGGACACTGCCTTGAATAAACAATGTTTAACCCGCTGAACTGGGCTAACTGTTTGTGCCAATCCCTAAACTTGGGCAAATTACCCTTCTGCAGTTGCTTTACTAGCAGTTCAAAGCGGTCATCTTGCGCCACTACTTCAAAGCCATTCTTCAAAAACAACTCCTTACCCGCCATGTGAGGACCATCACTGGTTACAACGGCAACGCCGAGTTTTTCCTGCCGCTCTGCATCAGCCACACAATCATTAACCAGCAACGAACCATAACCCTTTTCTTTAACATTGTTGGGGTTCATCCAGATGCAATGGATAAACAAGTACCCCGCCGCATCTACCGCGCGCCAAGCATTTTCGCCATTGGTGTACTCGATGAAGCCGTTAGGTTTTTTCTGCCCCTCCAAAAACAAGTGCTTAACTGTGAAGCCTTCAGCGAAGCGTTCTTTTAGCCATTCAAGTTTTAGGAGGTGTCCTGCTTGTTTAGGGTTGAGAAAACAGGGGCAGCCAAGCTCACGATAGTTTTGGGGTGTGAGGGTGACGATTTTAGGTTGGTTCATTTGGTCCACAACTAAAAGATGTCGGTTTTGTTTTTTAAGCTTTAAAAAATGGTGTGCGCAAAGCAGAGTAAACTCTAGTCGCTCACCGATAAATATTGGAGGATAATAGAAAAGAGCAGAGAAATAGCCAAACTTTGAACAAAAGAGTCTTTCAGGCAGTTTAGATTTTCAGTATTTGATTTTTTTTAGCCTCAAACTCTTGCTCAGTTAAAATCCCCTTATCCTTGAGGTCTGCAAGCTTCTCAAGCTGATCGATGTCAGAGTCGCTTGCTACTTTTGGTTCAACACCTGTCTTATCCATTGCAGCATTCAACTCTTCTTCACTCATTTGGTCAGGATGTTTTCCAGTTTGCTGTTGGATTTGCTGTTTCTGTTGCATAGTCAGCATCATTAATGATGTTCGTCGCCTCATTCTGCGTCTGGTTCTTCGTCGTGCACC carries:
- a CDS encoding SHOCT domain-containing protein, whose amino-acid sequence is MVLRPGGIGPLGRGGARRRTRRRMRRRTSLMMLTMQQKQQIQQQTGKHPDQMSEEELNAAMDKTGVEPKVASDSDIDQLEKLADLKDKGILTEQEFEAKKNQILKI
- a CDS encoding DUF3795 domain-containing protein; amino-acid sequence: MSQDFTAKLFAHCGINCRTCVGFFGYTLTGKKQTPCGGCQTQQATCNFFENNCKHPEQKNKIQNCYQCADFPCENLKKIDQYYSQKYGVSIIENQQYIKTYGMDAFLKREKEQWKCPKCGGVICVHTKRCYTCNP
- a CDS encoding Nre family DNA repair protein; the protein is MAIHNPTTIPNAKASENWLKDLLKSSASPTQSNQITARARQDSLCVICKGSKMLCGKTRCPIMVKTNSFLKSVPLMATQDIDGASPPSVFIGRIGYPYVYAGPLVPPVYENTSMFDLPEQWFGKSIDEIVGFRSLLIRGKQRVHVTKFNEAGKILDNTRELALADNSVDIELNLTKKPQGSIFMDDNVQPFGPSAPIRNLHVGNSRFDQHVEKAYRDTDLRATNAVLELYDRGVIVSKIQKAFSVGAFGVEKNRRLVPTRWSITAVDDIVSKNLAKQVKTFPEINEWRVYESFYLDNVFEILMIPQQWSYESMEAWYPGTVWNPHGTNTAIFSDWEGNDGRTTYAAIGGCYYSARLAACEQLLKERRQATVIVLREARPGYIMPIGVWQVRENVRNAMRQKPHLFNSLAQSLQFIAGRFEIPLKRWIIQSELLKRALFQRRISDFFT
- a CDS encoding YoaP domain-containing protein, giving the protein MNQPKIVTLTPQNYRELGCPCFLNPKQAGHLLKLEWLKERFAEGFTVKHLFLEGQKKPNGFIEYTNGENAWRAVDAAGYLFIHCIWMNPNNVKEKGYGSLLVNDCVADAERQEKLGVAVVTSDGPHMAGKELFLKNGFEVVAQDDRFELLVKQLQKGNLPKFRDWHKQLAQFSGLNIVYSRQCPWVARSIEELTCIAKEKGLELKVTELKTPQEAQNAPSIYATFTLIYDGKIYVDHYVSSTRFQNILKKELKLIN